In Meiothermus ruber DSM 1279, the following proteins share a genomic window:
- a CDS encoding peptidylprolyl isomerase, with protein MEALPYKTNQPVTRFAKPEQVIDPTKFDYYAEIETSKGRIGIDLFENEAPITVNSFVFLALHRYFEGVVFHRVIPGFVAQTGDPTGTGMGGPGYQFGLEVTPKLNYDKKGLLGMARTMDPNSNGSQFFITYGPTPNLNQQYTIFGQVVEGMEVVERIAPTEGPQASRERDKILSVKIFAKNK; from the coding sequence ATGGAAGCCCTGCCTTACAAAACCAATCAGCCGGTGACCCGGTTTGCCAAGCCCGAACAGGTGATTGACCCGACCAAGTTCGACTACTACGCCGAGATCGAGACCAGCAAAGGCCGAATCGGCATCGATTTGTTCGAGAACGAGGCCCCCATCACCGTCAACTCCTTCGTGTTTCTGGCCCTTCATCGCTACTTCGAGGGGGTTGTGTTCCACCGGGTAATTCCGGGGTTTGTGGCCCAGACCGGCGACCCCACCGGCACCGGCATGGGCGGCCCCGGCTACCAGTTTGGCCTCGAGGTCACCCCCAAGCTCAATTACGACAAAAAAGGCCTGCTGGGCATGGCCCGCACCATGGACCCCAACTCCAACGGCAGCCAGTTCTTCATCACCTATGGCCCCACCCCCAACCTTAACCAGCAGTACACCATCTTCGGCCAGGTGGTGGAGGGGATGGAGGTGGTCGAGCGCATCGCCCCCACCGAAGGCCCCCAGGCCAGCCGGGAGCGCGACAAAATCCTCTCGGTGAAGATTTTTGCTAAAAATAAATGA
- a CDS encoding CobW family GTP-binding protein: protein MRTSPIPVGVLVGFLGAGKTTLINHLLSSNHGKKIAVVVNEFGEVNVDARLVRHTTERMVELSNGCICCTLREDLLDELRALSQMNLDYILVESTGIGEPLPIAQTFHMEDLPSRVRLDAIITVVDAEAFWDDWNRKDTGEDGEGNPIEQPLAPLLADQLEFTSIVLLNKADRVDEATLTQLEGFIHELNPYAQIYRTVRCQIAPEKLMHTGLYNYELGLAHPDWESEWNKPSSEVEEYGFESFVYRSEVGFDAQAFEQFLNDWPKNIVRAKGWVKFRNHVPVTLSQAGRQIVLEPLMEPLQQHELEALPLEEQTRYHQVLEALNQEPTEIVFIGQGILKQRRALEDRLNACIWKA, encoded by the coding sequence GTGAGAACCAGTCCGATTCCGGTTGGCGTCCTGGTGGGTTTCCTGGGCGCTGGCAAAACCACCCTGATCAACCATCTGCTCTCAAGCAACCATGGCAAAAAAATAGCGGTGGTGGTGAACGAGTTCGGCGAGGTCAACGTAGACGCCAGGCTGGTGCGCCACACCACCGAGAGGATGGTGGAGCTGTCCAACGGCTGCATCTGCTGCACCCTGCGTGAGGATTTGCTGGACGAACTGCGGGCGCTTTCGCAGATGAACCTGGACTACATCCTGGTCGAGTCCACCGGCATCGGTGAACCCCTGCCCATCGCCCAGACCTTCCATATGGAAGACCTGCCGAGTCGGGTGCGCCTCGACGCCATCATCACCGTGGTGGACGCCGAGGCGTTCTGGGACGACTGGAACCGCAAAGATACGGGAGAAGATGGGGAAGGCAACCCCATAGAGCAGCCCCTGGCTCCCCTGCTGGCCGACCAGCTCGAGTTCACCTCTATCGTGCTGCTCAACAAAGCCGACCGGGTGGACGAGGCCACCCTGACCCAGCTCGAGGGTTTCATCCACGAGCTAAACCCTTACGCGCAGATCTACCGCACGGTGCGGTGCCAGATTGCACCCGAGAAACTTATGCACACCGGCCTCTATAACTACGAGCTGGGCCTGGCCCACCCCGACTGGGAGAGCGAGTGGAACAAGCCCAGCTCGGAGGTCGAGGAGTACGGCTTCGAGAGCTTCGTCTACCGCAGTGAGGTGGGCTTCGATGCCCAGGCTTTCGAGCAGTTTCTAAACGACTGGCCCAAGAACATCGTGCGCGCCAAGGGCTGGGTCAAGTTCCGCAACCATGTGCCGGTCACGCTTTCGCAAGCCGGAAGGCAGATCGTGCTCGAGCCCCTCATGGAGCCGCTGCAGCAGCACGAGCTCGAGGCCCTGCCGCTCGAGGAGCAAACCCGCTACCACCAGGTGCTCGAGGCCCTCAATCAGGAGCCCACCGAGATCGTCTTTATCGGCCAGGGAATACTGAAGCAGCGACGGGCGCTCGAGGATCGCCTCAATGCGTGCATCTGGAAAGCCTAG
- a CDS encoding FAD-dependent oxidoreductase, with the protein MWPVDYDVLIVGAGFAGSEAAYALANRGLRVGLVTTSLDSVYLPFTPIQAPFPQGSLLAEVGEAGLKGWELHSRAKYRLENHPRIHLLQLSVTRLMLEGPAVVGLESWEGPRKTAPKVVLAVGSFLNPRLHIGQVVEEAGRLSEVAYPDLYQHLQQLGFAFSTYRAEVPAQGGTPGYRVEYAVFAEGEWEPSNMRLVRLEGLYGVGLCVLGQGTYAQMATEGMRLASLL; encoded by the coding sequence ATGTGGCCCGTGGACTACGACGTACTGATTGTGGGCGCGGGGTTTGCCGGTTCCGAAGCGGCCTATGCCCTGGCCAACAGGGGTCTCAGGGTGGGCCTGGTCACCACCAGCCTGGACTCGGTCTACCTGCCCTTTACCCCGATTCAGGCTCCTTTCCCCCAGGGCTCGCTGCTGGCTGAGGTGGGTGAGGCCGGCTTGAAAGGCTGGGAACTGCACAGCCGGGCTAAGTACCGCCTCGAGAACCATCCACGAATTCACCTTCTGCAACTTTCGGTTACACGGCTAATGTTGGAAGGCCCGGCGGTGGTGGGCCTTGAAAGCTGGGAGGGGCCGCGAAAAACCGCCCCCAAGGTGGTGCTGGCGGTGGGCAGCTTCCTGAACCCCCGGCTGCACATCGGTCAGGTAGTTGAGGAGGCCGGGCGCCTTTCGGAGGTGGCCTACCCCGATCTGTATCAGCACCTGCAGCAGCTCGGCTTTGCCTTTTCTACTTACCGCGCCGAGGTGCCCGCGCAGGGTGGAACCCCCGGTTACCGGGTGGAGTATGCGGTGTTTGCCGAAGGGGAGTGGGAGCCCAGCAACATGCGCTTAGTCCGCCTCGAGGGTCTGTATGGGGTGGGCCTGTGCGTGCTGGGGCAGGGCACATACGCGCAGATGGCCACAGAGGGTATGCGGCTGGCCTCGTTGTTGTGA
- a CDS encoding metallophosphoesterase family protein — protein sequence MRVAVLSDIHGNLPALEAVLADLKEVQAHLVIVNGDLVNRGPSNREVLERLLNLSSSKEGRALAPEGFWFTLGNHDDLLVKWAQRDPSLNDLYTDPLFEPTAWSVAQLSQDHLDWLGNLPFQVVIGEAPRRAFGLEKAEGMGERVLVRATHGSPRHYREGYDEHQTLGTLTEISEDFPARLLVGSHTHRPFMYQLGEALVLNSGAVGAPFNGDVRAQYMVVEIGENHVQVDFRQIPYNLQAALQAYYDSGLMEAGGLGADIFYHETRTARSLLMPFWYWAESQALPRDWEAWRLYMAAHPERFA from the coding sequence ATGCGCGTTGCGGTTCTCTCGGATATCCACGGCAATCTTCCGGCCCTCGAGGCTGTTTTAGCCGACCTGAAGGAGGTACAGGCCCATCTGGTGATCGTCAACGGCGACCTGGTGAACCGGGGGCCCTCCAACCGCGAGGTGCTGGAGCGTTTGCTCAACCTTTCCTCCTCCAAAGAGGGCCGGGCCCTGGCCCCTGAGGGGTTCTGGTTTACCCTGGGCAACCACGACGACCTGCTGGTCAAGTGGGCCCAGCGCGATCCCTCGCTCAACGACCTCTACACCGACCCCCTGTTCGAGCCCACCGCCTGGTCGGTGGCCCAGCTATCCCAGGATCACCTGGACTGGCTGGGCAACCTACCCTTCCAGGTGGTTATTGGAGAAGCGCCCCGGCGAGCCTTTGGGCTGGAGAAGGCCGAGGGCATGGGCGAGCGGGTGCTGGTGCGGGCCACCCACGGCTCGCCCCGCCACTACCGCGAAGGCTACGACGAACACCAGACCCTCGGCACCCTCACCGAGATCAGCGAGGACTTCCCGGCCCGGCTTTTGGTGGGCTCGCATACCCACCGTCCTTTTATGTACCAGCTGGGCGAGGCCCTGGTGCTCAACAGCGGGGCGGTGGGGGCTCCCTTCAACGGCGATGTGCGGGCCCAGTATATGGTGGTGGAAATAGGGGAGAACCACGTGCAGGTGGATTTCCGCCAGATTCCCTATAACCTGCAGGCCGCTTTGCAGGCCTACTACGACTCCGGCCTGATGGAAGCAGGCGGCCTGGGCGCCGATATCTTCTACCACGAGACCCGCACCGCGCGCTCGCTGCTGATGCCTTTCTGGTACTGGGCCGAGTCGCAGGCCCTCCCCCGCGACTGGGAGGCCTGGCGGCTGTACATGGCAGCCCATCCTGAGCGCTTCGCCTAG
- a CDS encoding ankyrin repeat domain-containing protein, with protein MHPTPERIREFVLAAHGDLARVQAMLAETPELLNRAHEWKPGDTETAIQAAAHVGNREIALYLLARGAPLEISTAAMLGEVETVREMLQREPALAQHKSAHGIPLLPHAALSSQPGMLELVFSHGALEGSGMALSLAVGRGDTAVARWLLEHARPDLGWKNFQGKTVMDMALEAGHDEMVALLRAFGGRS; from the coding sequence ATGCACCCTACGCCTGAACGCATCCGTGAGTTTGTACTGGCTGCCCACGGCGACCTAGCCAGGGTACAGGCCATGCTGGCAGAAACCCCGGAGCTGCTCAATCGGGCGCACGAGTGGAAGCCCGGCGATACCGAGACGGCCATCCAGGCAGCGGCCCATGTGGGGAACCGGGAGATTGCCCTGTATTTGCTGGCTCGGGGCGCCCCCCTGGAAATCTCCACGGCGGCCATGCTGGGCGAGGTGGAAACCGTTCGGGAGATGTTACAGCGCGAGCCTGCGCTGGCCCAGCACAAAAGCGCCCACGGAATTCCGCTCTTGCCGCATGCGGCCCTCTCGAGCCAGCCCGGGATGCTCGAGCTGGTCTTTTCCCATGGCGCGCTGGAGGGCAGCGGCATGGCCCTCAGCCTGGCGGTGGGCCGGGGTGATACGGCGGTGGCGCGCTGGCTGCTGGAACACGCCCGCCCCGACCTGGGCTGGAAGAACTTCCAGGGCAAAACGGTGATGGATATGGCCCTGGAGGCGGGCCATGACGAGATGGTGGCGCTGTTGCGGGCCTTTGGGGGTCGGTCGTAG
- the dcd gene encoding dCTP deaminase yields the protein MSVKPDWWIREKAKQGMIEPFEERLVRDGVISYGLSSFGYDLRAAREWKIFANVFHTIADPKGLDPKSFVDYEGDEVIIPPNSFVLARSMEYIRMPDNVLAIAIGKSTYARVGIVANITPLEPGWEGHVTLEFSNTTPLPAKMYAGEGVVQLVFFEGERPEVTYRDRKGKYQGQRGITLPRI from the coding sequence ATGAGTGTTAAGCCCGACTGGTGGATTCGCGAAAAGGCCAAACAAGGCATGATTGAGCCGTTCGAAGAGCGGCTGGTGCGCGACGGGGTGATCAGCTATGGGCTCTCGAGCTTCGGCTACGACCTGCGGGCGGCGCGGGAGTGGAAAATTTTTGCCAACGTATTCCACACCATCGCCGACCCCAAGGGCCTCGACCCCAAGAGCTTTGTGGACTACGAGGGCGACGAGGTGATCATCCCGCCCAACTCCTTTGTGCTGGCCCGCAGCATGGAGTACATCCGCATGCCCGATAACGTGCTGGCCATCGCCATTGGCAAAAGCACCTACGCCCGGGTGGGCATCGTAGCCAACATCACCCCCCTGGAGCCGGGCTGGGAGGGGCACGTCACGCTCGAGTTCTCCAACACCACCCCCCTGCCAGCCAAGATGTACGCCGGCGAGGGGGTGGTACAGCTGGTGTTCTTCGAGGGCGAGCGCCCCGAGGTGACCTACCGCGACCGCAAAGGCAAGTACCAGGGCCAGCGGGGCATTACCCTGCCCCGCATCTGA
- a CDS encoding Ig family protein, with protein MRKRPVLGRVLLLGGLVFLGILLAACGSDSQNNQSRQPLRLTLRFDTGYVDEPYNTTLTADGGVRPYRFTLEGNLPRGLVYSNGRISGTPQEKGSFELTVSVEDANLSNRTQKVTLVIGETPPPRLDQVFPLAEVSDPFPYLFRVRDREARGFQAQIPLKDLKLALDSFKADASLLYVLRYDEEKGLVDIDAVFTSPRKDLEAFRFTATPLPDKKVRPEASFRETRVAFYDKNGKLAGNAQAIERVATQGQYRYSDLEAIARNWGRRLTPASPPTSENNPPQSQGSPTAPASENQAAGTTQQTPPAAPADQTASEPAQPPQPGQASPTQPGQAPPPQPGQAPPEQAQPAQPEPANAPQGQVAPAPSPQAQRLEGDLNGDGVVDQKDLELLRSSYAWASVGAGSTTPPSTPTPPPGNPQPGSGTPGSSSTNPGNGPNPDQSEGK; from the coding sequence ATGCGCAAGCGACCGGTATTGGGCAGGGTCTTATTGCTGGGAGGGCTGGTCTTCCTGGGTATTCTGCTCGCAGCCTGCGGTTCGGACAGCCAGAACAACCAGAGCCGCCAGCCCCTGCGCCTCACCCTCCGATTCGACACCGGCTATGTGGACGAACCCTACAACACCACCCTTACCGCCGACGGGGGGGTGCGGCCCTACCGGTTCACCCTCGAGGGCAACCTGCCCAGGGGGCTGGTCTACAGCAACGGTCGCATCAGCGGCACGCCCCAGGAAAAAGGCAGCTTCGAGCTTACGGTGAGCGTGGAGGACGCCAACCTTTCCAACCGCACCCAGAAGGTCACCCTGGTGATCGGCGAGACCCCGCCGCCCCGGCTCGATCAGGTCTTCCCGCTGGCCGAGGTCTCCGACCCCTTCCCCTACCTGTTCCGGGTGCGCGACCGCGAGGCCCGGGGCTTTCAGGCCCAGATTCCGCTCAAAGACCTCAAGCTGGCCCTGGACAGCTTCAAGGCCGACGCCAGCCTGCTGTACGTGCTGCGCTACGACGAAGAAAAGGGCCTGGTGGACATTGATGCGGTCTTTACCAGCCCGCGCAAAGACCTCGAGGCCTTCCGCTTTACCGCGACCCCCCTGCCCGACAAAAAAGTTCGGCCCGAGGCCAGCTTCCGTGAGACCCGGGTGGCCTTCTACGACAAAAACGGCAAGCTGGCCGGCAACGCCCAGGCCATCGAACGGGTGGCTACCCAGGGGCAGTACAGATACAGCGACCTCGAGGCCATCGCCCGCAACTGGGGCCGCCGCCTAACCCCGGCCAGCCCGCCCACCTCTGAGAACAACCCACCCCAGAGCCAGGGAAGCCCCACCGCACCTGCCAGCGAGAACCAGGCCGCCGGTACGACCCAGCAGACGCCTCCAGCCGCACCCGCCGATCAAACGGCGTCGGAGCCGGCGCAGCCGCCTCAGCCTGGACAGGCATCGCCAACCCAACCTGGACAGGCGCCGCCTCCTCAACCTGGACAAGCCCCACCTGAACAGGCGCAACCCGCCCAGCCCGAACCCGCCAACGCCCCGCAGGGCCAGGTCGCGCCTGCGCCGTCCCCTCAAGCCCAGAGGCTCGAGGGCGACCTCAACGGCGATGGGGTGGTGGATCAGAAAGACCTGGAGCTGCTGCGTTCTTCTTACGCCTGGGCCAGCGTGGGCGCGGGGTCAACAACCCCACCTTCCACCCCCACGCCACCCCCAGGAAACCCCCAGCCAGGAAGCGGTACGCCGGGCTCGAGCAGCACCAACCCTGGGAATGGGCCAAACCCCGACCAGTCGGAAGGTAAGTAG
- a CDS encoding ATP phosphoribosyltransferase regulatory subunit has product MIPEGTRYFLPPEARLRRELQERLANLLYSWGYEPVELPALELYDPQHALAERAFKLVDKTGEVLALRSEFTTAVAGLLRSNGRLATGQPVRLQYAGSLWLREANAELGRSREFSQVGAELVGVSSPRADAEVLELAWACLQLVGFAEAKIEVGLPALVRDLLDATGLSGEQKERLRQAIHRKNSPELEALLKEYRVHPGLQDALLALPDLYGGREVLAEARRLPLSDKAQADLDWLEAVLALLPEVPLLLDLGRARLLNFYTGLNFQAYTPDFGLPLLGGGRYDGALLPYAAGFALGLERVMEALRLPLSEPPPEVLALDRALAHQLRAEGKRVELAWTDNLRELKEYALEKGIGWLAVDGRLEPIQ; this is encoded by the coding sequence ATGATTCCCGAGGGCACCCGCTACTTTTTACCGCCGGAAGCCCGCCTGCGCCGCGAGCTACAAGAGCGTCTGGCCAACCTGCTGTATAGCTGGGGCTACGAGCCGGTGGAGCTGCCCGCGCTCGAGCTCTATGACCCCCAGCACGCCCTGGCCGAGCGGGCCTTCAAGCTGGTGGACAAGACCGGCGAGGTGCTGGCCCTGCGTTCGGAGTTCACCACCGCGGTGGCGGGGCTCTTGCGCAGCAACGGGCGGCTGGCAACCGGCCAGCCGGTGCGCTTGCAGTACGCCGGGAGCCTCTGGCTGCGCGAGGCCAACGCCGAGCTGGGGCGCAGCCGCGAGTTTAGCCAGGTGGGGGCCGAGCTGGTGGGGGTCTCGAGCCCCCGGGCCGACGCCGAGGTGCTCGAGCTGGCCTGGGCGTGTTTGCAGTTGGTGGGCTTTGCCGAAGCCAAGATCGAGGTGGGGCTCCCCGCGCTGGTGCGGGATCTGCTGGACGCCACGGGTCTATCTGGCGAGCAAAAAGAGCGCCTGCGCCAGGCCATCCACCGCAAGAACAGCCCAGAGCTCGAGGCCTTGCTGAAGGAGTATCGGGTACACCCGGGCTTGCAGGATGCCCTGCTGGCCCTGCCCGACCTGTACGGCGGGCGCGAGGTGCTGGCCGAAGCCCGCCGGTTACCCCTATCGGACAAGGCCCAGGCCGACCTGGACTGGCTCGAGGCCGTGCTGGCCCTGCTGCCCGAGGTGCCCTTGCTGCTCGACCTGGGCCGGGCCCGGCTGCTGAACTTCTACACCGGCCTCAACTTCCAGGCCTACACTCCCGATTTTGGCCTGCCCCTGCTGGGTGGGGGCCGCTACGATGGGGCCCTTTTGCCCTACGCAGCGGGCTTTGCCCTGGGCCTGGAGCGGGTCATGGAGGCCTTGCGCCTGCCCTTATCCGAGCCCCCCCCGGAGGTGCTGGCCCTGGATCGAGCCCTGGCCCACCAGCTACGGGCCGAGGGGAAACGGGTAGAACTGGCCTGGACCGATAATCTGCGCGAGCTAAAGGAATACGCCCTGGAAAAGGGCATCGGCTGGCTGGCGGTGGATGGGCGGCTCGAGCCCATCCAGTAG
- a CDS encoding CoA-binding protein has translation MENLREFLLQARTIAVLGAHPNPAKAAFYVPDYLARKGYAVLPVNPAYAGQTLWGQAVVGQLTNLEQPIDIVDVFRRSEALMGHLDDILAARPRLVWLQSGIVNEAFAETLRQAGIQVVQDRCLMVVHRQLLG, from the coding sequence ATGGAAAACCTGCGTGAGTTTTTGCTCCAGGCCCGCACCATAGCGGTGCTGGGCGCTCATCCCAACCCCGCCAAAGCCGCCTTTTACGTGCCCGACTACCTGGCCCGAAAGGGCTACGCAGTACTACCGGTCAACCCGGCCTACGCCGGACAAACGCTCTGGGGCCAGGCGGTGGTCGGCCAGCTAACCAATCTGGAACAGCCCATAGACATCGTGGACGTGTTTCGCCGCAGCGAGGCCCTGATGGGACATCTGGACGATATTCTGGCGGCCAGGCCCAGGCTGGTCTGGCTGCAATCGGGCATTGTGAACGAGGCTTTTGCTGAAACCCTTCGACAGGCCGGGATTCAGGTGGTGCAGGATCGGTGCTTGATGGTGGTACACCGCCAACTGCTGGGCTAG
- the mutY gene encoding A/G-specific adenine glycosylase gives MSSDLHSALLTWYQRHQRRLPWRGEPDPYRVLLSEVLLQQTRVEQAIPYYHRFLQRFPTLEALAQAEQEAVLQVWQGCGYYTRARNLHRLAQQVVAAGGVLPQSARGLRALPGIGPYTAAAVASIAFGEPAAAVDGNVRRVLSRLLAWEHPTPKQVQEAADALLSALVQQKDARPGDWNQALMELGATVCTPQNPGCGGCPVAAFCQGKASPAHYPASRVRKQKSLELVALVLQGPEGVYLEQRQGPVLGGLWGVPMEEGPGALERLLARFGLDSAELVGPVRHEFTHRKLHIRVYRAPWVAGENPVRRPLSRLDQKILALAGASPTQPV, from the coding sequence ATGTCCAGCGATCTACACAGCGCCCTGCTTACCTGGTATCAACGCCACCAGCGCAGGCTGCCCTGGCGGGGCGAGCCAGACCCCTACAGGGTTCTCCTGTCGGAGGTGCTCCTGCAACAGACCCGGGTCGAGCAGGCCATTCCCTACTACCATCGCTTCTTACAGCGCTTCCCCACCCTCGAGGCCCTGGCCCAGGCCGAGCAGGAAGCGGTGCTACAGGTCTGGCAGGGGTGTGGCTACTACACCAGAGCCCGCAACCTGCACCGCCTGGCCCAGCAGGTGGTGGCCGCGGGGGGTGTGCTACCCCAATCGGCCCGGGGGCTGCGGGCCCTACCGGGCATTGGCCCCTACACCGCAGCGGCGGTAGCCTCCATTGCCTTTGGGGAGCCGGCGGCAGCGGTGGATGGCAACGTGCGGCGGGTGCTATCGCGCCTTTTGGCCTGGGAACATCCCACCCCAAAGCAGGTGCAGGAGGCTGCTGATGCACTTTTATCCGCTCTGGTGCAACAAAAAGATGCTCGCCCTGGTGACTGGAACCAGGCCCTGATGGAACTGGGGGCCACGGTCTGCACGCCCCAGAACCCAGGCTGCGGGGGCTGTCCGGTGGCCGCGTTCTGCCAGGGGAAGGCCAGCCCTGCGCACTACCCGGCCTCCAGGGTACGCAAGCAGAAAAGCCTCGAGCTGGTTGCGCTGGTACTACAGGGGCCCGAAGGGGTTTATCTGGAACAGCGGCAGGGGCCGGTTTTAGGCGGGCTGTGGGGGGTTCCAATGGAGGAAGGGCCAGGGGCCCTGGAGCGCTTGTTGGCCCGCTTCGGTCTGGATTCGGCCGAGCTGGTGGGCCCCGTGCGCCACGAGTTTACCCACCGAAAGCTGCACATTCGGGTTTACAGGGCCCCTTGGGTGGCCGGAGAGAACCCGGTGCGCCGGCCCTTATCGAGGCTGGATCAGAAAATTCTGGCCCTGGCCGGGGCCAGCCCTACCCAGCCGGTGTAG
- a CDS encoding metal ABC transporter substrate-binding protein, translating into MQRWFAFIVLSGLALGQPLQVAATTTVIADLVREVGGPRVRVVTVVPMGADPHSFEPRPSTVQALARARVLFANGMNLEVFLDRIAAQLPRNAQVVRLAEGLPNPICYTQADREAPGAHLHGPCDPHLWLDPSYGLAYAERIRDALTRLDPAGRSLYEARLADFRARVQAADAKVRACLARTPPASRKAVVQHDAYRYAGRHYGIEFVGSIASFSGQQQGARALANLALAMRERGVQVIFTEPQFAQTAARALAEATGARVFTLYSDTLTPQVASYLALIQHNGQTLCQAFR; encoded by the coding sequence ATGCAGCGCTGGTTTGCATTTATTGTCCTCAGCGGCCTGGCTTTGGGCCAGCCGCTACAGGTGGCCGCAACCACCACCGTGATAGCCGACCTGGTGCGTGAGGTGGGGGGGCCACGGGTGCGGGTGGTCACGGTAGTGCCAATGGGGGCCGACCCGCACAGCTTCGAGCCCCGGCCTTCCACGGTGCAGGCCCTTGCCCGTGCCAGGGTGCTCTTCGCCAACGGGATGAACCTCGAGGTCTTCCTGGATCGCATCGCCGCCCAGCTTCCCCGCAACGCCCAGGTGGTTCGGCTGGCGGAAGGACTGCCCAACCCCATCTGCTACACCCAGGCCGACCGCGAAGCCCCCGGGGCCCATCTGCACGGCCCCTGCGACCCCCACCTCTGGCTTGACCCCAGCTACGGCCTCGCCTACGCCGAGCGCATCCGCGACGCACTGACCCGCCTCGATCCGGCAGGCCGCAGCCTGTACGAGGCCCGGCTGGCCGACTTCCGGGCTCGAGTACAGGCCGCCGATGCCAAGGTGAGAGCCTGCCTGGCCCGCACCCCACCGGCCAGCCGCAAAGCGGTGGTGCAGCACGATGCCTACCGCTACGCCGGGCGCCACTACGGTATCGAGTTCGTGGGCTCTATCGCCAGCTTCTCAGGCCAGCAGCAGGGCGCACGCGCCCTTGCCAACCTGGCCCTGGCCATGCGCGAGCGCGGGGTGCAGGTAATCTTCACCGAGCCGCAGTTTGCCCAGACCGCAGCCCGGGCCCTGGCCGAGGCCACCGGTGCCCGCGTTTTCACGCTGTATTCCGACACGCTCACCCCCCAGGTGGCCAGCTACCTGGCCCTCATCCAGCACAACGGGCAGACCCTATGCCAGGCCTTCCGCTAG